A window of the Hevea brasiliensis isolate MT/VB/25A 57/8 chromosome 6, ASM3005281v1, whole genome shotgun sequence genome harbors these coding sequences:
- the LOC110660545 gene encoding pleiotropic drug resistance protein 1: MEGDYYRASNSLRSGSSSLWRNNGLDVFSRSSREEDDEEALKWAALEKLPTYDRLRKGILVSVSKGGANEIDVDNLGFQERKTLLERLVKVAEEDNEKFLMKLKNRIDRVGIEIPTIEVRYEHLNVEAEALVGSNALPSFLNFTVSIAEVLLSYLHIFPNRKRPLTILKDVSGVIKPSRMTLLLGPPSSGKTTLLLALAGKLDRNLKVSGNVTYNGLTLNEFIPQRTAAYISQHDLHIGEMTVRETLAFSARCQGVGTQHEMLAELSRREKAANIKPDPDLDVYMKAAATEGQETSVVTDYVLKILGLDICADTLVGNEMIRGISGGQRKRVTTGEMLVGPAKALFMDEISTGLDSSTTFSIVNSLRQSIHILNGTAVISLLQPAPETYNLFDDIILLSDGQIVYQGPREHVLEFFEYMGFKCPERKGVADFLQEVTSKKDQQQYWARKDQPYRFITVNEFAEAFQSYEVGRKIVEDLSTPFDRTKNHPAALAIKHYGVGKMELLKANFSREYLLMKRNSFVYIFKLFQLIMMATISMTLFLRTEMKRDDFGDAGVYLGALFFALIMIMFNGMSELPMTIANLPVFYKQRDLKFFPAWSYSIPSWILKIPVTFLEVGVWVFLTYYVIGFDPNAGRLFKQYILLLLVNQMASALFRLIASVGRNMIVANTFGSFALLTLLALGGFVLSREDIKKWWIWAYWVSPLMYGQNAIVANEFLGHSWSHIPANSNSSDSLGVQFMKSRGFFPNAYWYWLGVGALAGYILLFNLAYAVALTFLDPFEKPQAVISDEPEESTRTGGAIQLSQLESSHRTNTESGTSGIDESNHNKKKGMVLPFEPYSITFDNVIYSVDMPQEMKNQGVVEDKLVLLKGVSGAFRPGVLTALMGVSGAGKTTLMDVLAGRKTGGYIEGDIRISGYPKKQETFARISGYCEQNDIHSPHVTVYESLVYSAWLRLPQEVDSETRKMFVEEVMELVELNPLRQALVGLPGVNGLSTEQRKRLTIAVELVANPSIIFMDEPTSGLDARAAAIVMRTVRNTVDTGRTVVCTIHQPSIDIFEAFDELFLMKRGGEEIYVGPLGRRSCHLIKYFEGIKGVSKITDGYNPATWMLEVTSSAQELTLGVDFSDIYRNSDLYRRNKTMIQELSKPAPGTKDLYFPTQYSQPFLTQCMACLWKQSWSYWRNPPYTGVRFWFTTFIALMFGTIFWDLGSKRGKEGDLSNAMGSMYVAVLFLGVQNASSVQPVVAVERTVFYREKAAGMYSAMPYAYAQALIELPYIFAQAGVYSVITYAMIGFEWTAAKFFWYLFFLYFTLLYFTFYGMMTVAVTPNHHIASIVSSAFYAIWNLFSGFIVPRTKMPVWWRWYYWACPVSWTLYGLFASQFADIKTEIGNTGQTVEQYVNDLYGIKHDFLGVSAGVIVGITLLFAFIFAISIKAFNFQRR, translated from the exons ATGGAGGGTGATTACTACAGAGCAAGTAATAGTTTACGAAGTGGGAGCTCTTCGTTATGGAGAAACAATGGGTTGGATGTTTTTTCAAGATCTTCACGAGAAGAAGACGATGAGGAGGCTCTAAAATGGGCTGCACTTGAGAAGTTACCTACCTATGATCGTTTGAGGAAAGGTATATTGGTTAGTGTATCCAAAGGTGGAGCTAATGAGATCGATGTAGACAATCTTGGATTTCAAGAAAGGAAAACTTTGCTAGAGAGGTTGGTCAAAGTTGCTGAAGAGGATAATGAGAAGTTCTTGATGAAGCTTAAGAACCGTATTGACAG GGTTGGCATTGAAATTCCAACAATTGAAGTCCGCTATGAGCATCTAAATGTTGAAGCAGAAGCTTTAGTGGGAAGTAATGCTTTGCCATCATTCCTTAACTTCACTGTTAGCATTGCAGAG GTTTTATTGAGTTATCTTCATATCTTTCCAAATAGAAAGAGACCATTGACCATCCTTAAGGATGTTAGTGGAGTCATCAAGCCATCTAG AATGACTTTGCTTTTGGGTCCTCCAAGCTCTGGGAAGACCACTCTGTTGTTGGCACTGGCTGGGAAGCTTGATCGTAATCTAAAG GTTTCTGGTAATGTGACTTACAACGGTCTTACATTGAATGAGTTCATACCTCAGAGAACCGCGGCCTATATCAGCCAACATGATCTCCATATAGGAGAAATGACAGTAAGGGAAACTTTGGCATTTTCAGCCAGATGCCAAGGAGTTGGAACCCAGCATG AAATGTTAGCAGAGTTGTCGAGAAGAGAAAAAGCAGCAAATATTAAGCCTGATCCCGATCTTGATGTCTACATGAAG GCAGCAGCAACAGAAGGCCAGGAAACTAGTGTGGTCACAGATTATGTTTTAAAG ATATTAGGATTGGATATCTGCGCAGATACTTTAGTGGGGAATGAAATGATTAGGGGTATTTCTGGAGGACAAAGGAAGCGTGTTACAACAG GTGAAATGCTAGTTGGACCGGCAAAGGCATTGTTTATGGATGAGATTTCTACTGGCTTGGACAGCTCAACAACTTTCTCAATCGTGAACTCACTAAGGCAATCCATTCACATTCTAAATGGAACTGCCGTCATCTCCCTCCTTCAGCCAGCACCGGAGACTTATAACCTCTTCGATGATATTATTTTGCTCTCAGATGGCCAGATTGTGTATCAGGGTCCTCGTGAGCATGTGCTTGAGTTTTTTGAATATATGGGCTTCAAGTGTCCTGAGAGAAAAGGCGTTGCTGATTTCTTGCAAGAG GTGACATCGAAAAAAGATCAGCAGCAGTATTGGGCACGTAAGGATCAGCCTTACAGGTTTATCACAGTGAATGAATTTGCGGAGGCATTTCAATCATATGAAGTGGGAAGAAAAATTGTAGAAGATCTTTCAACTCCATTTGATAGGACCAAGAACCACCCAGCTGCTTTGGCAATTAAACACTACGGTGTTGGAAAGATGGAGTTGCTTAAAGCAAACTTCTCAAGAGAATACTTGCTGATGAAAAGGAACTCTTTTGTGTACATCTTCAAGCTCTTCCAA CTTATAATGATGGCAACCATTTCTATGACGCTCTTCCTTAGGACTGAGATGAAACGGGATGATTTTGGTGACGCAGGAGTTTATTTGGGTGCTTTGTTCTTCGCCTTGATCATGATCATGTTTAATGGTATGTCAGAGCTGCCCATGACCATTGCTAACCTTCCTGTATTCTACAAGCAAAGGGACCTCAAATTCTTTCCCGCATGGTCATATTCTATCCCCTCATGGATCCTTAAAATTCCTGTCACATTTTTGGAAGTTGGTGTTTGGGTGTTCCTCACTTATTATGTCATTGGATTTGATCCTAATGCTGGAAG GCTATTTAAGCAGTACATACTGCTCTTGCTTGTGAACCAGATGGCCTCTGCTCTTTTCCGATTAATTGCTTCAGTTGGAAGGAACATGATTGTTGCTAACACATTTGGTTCATTTGCACTTCTTACACTTTTGGCATTGGGTGGCTTTGTCCTGTCACGAG AGGACATAAAGAAATGGTGGATCTGGGCTTACTGGGTATCACCACTGATGTATGGGCAGAATGCAATTGTTGCTAATGAGTTTTTGGGGCACAGTTGGAGTCAT ATTCCGGCAAACTCAAACTCATCAGATTCCCTAGGAGTTCAATTTATGAAAAGTCGTGGGTTCTTCCCAAATGCATATTGGTATTGGTTAGGAGTAGGGGCATTAGCCGGATATATATTGCTCTTCAATTTAGCTTACGCTGTGGCCCTCACTTTCTTAGACC CATTTGAGAAGCCTCAGGCTGTTATTTCTGATGAGCCTGAAGAAAGTACAAGGACTGGAGGAGCCATTCAGTTATCACAACTTGAAAGCAGTCATAGAACCAATACAG AGAGTGGGACAAGTGGAATTGATGAGTCAAACCATAACAAGAAAAAAGGAATGGTTCTTCCTTTCGAACCTTATTCGATCACTTTTGATAATGTTATATACTCTGTCGACATGCCCCAG GAAATGAAAAATCAGGGAGTCGTTGAGGATAAGTTGGTGCTTTTGAAGGGTGTGAGCGGTGCTTTCAGGCCAGGTGTTCTCACAGCCTTAATGGGTGTTAGTGGTGCTGGTAAAACCACTCTGATGGATGTGCTGGCCGGCAGGAAAACTGGTGGATATATTGAGGGGGACATCAGAATTTCTGGTTATCCAAAGAAGCAAGAAACCTTTGCTAGAATTTCAGGATACTGTGAGCAAAATGACATACACTCTCCACATGTTACTGTCTATGAATCATTAGTCTACTCTGCTTGGCTTCGTCTACCCCAAGAAGTCGACTCTGAAACTAGAAAG ATGTTTGTTGAAGAAGTCATGGAGCTtgtggaactcaatccattgagGCAAGCACTTGTTGGGTTGCCTGGTGTGAATGGTTTATCCACTGAGCAGCGGAAGCGGCTAACCATTGCAGTTGAGCTAGTGGCAAACCCGTCTATAATATTCATGGATGAGCCAACTTCAGGGTTAGATGCAAGAGCTGCTGCAATTGTAATGAGAACAGTTAGGAACACTGTGGACACAGGAAGAACTGTTGTGTGCACAATCCACCAACCAAGTATTGACATTTTTGAAGCTTTTGACGAG TTATTCCTGATGAAGAGAGGAGGAGAAGAGATCTATGTTGGGCCATTGGGTCGCCGTTCTTGCCATTTAATCAAATATTTTGAG GGAATTAAAGGAGTCAGTAAAATTACAGATGGCTATAATCCAGCAACTTGGATGTTGGAAGTTACTAGTTCTGCTCAAGAGTTAACTTTGGGGGTTGATTTTTCAGACATTTATAGGAATTCAGATCTTTACAG GAGAAACAAGACAATGATTCAGGAATTAAGCAAGCCTGCTCCTGGTACGAAGGACCTCTATTTCCCTACCCAATACTCGCAGCCCTTTTTAACCCAATGTATGGCTTGCTTGTGGAAGCAATCTTGGTCATACTGGAGGAATCCACCATATACTGGCGTAAGATTTTGGTTCACGACTTTTATTGCCTTGATGTTTGGGACAATTTTTTGGGACCTTGGCTCCAAAAG GGGAAAGGAAGGAGATCTATCCAATGCAATGGGTTCAATGTACGTAGCTGTTCTTTTCCTTGGGGTGCAAAATGCATCATCTGTGCAGCCAGTTGTTGCTGTCGAAAGAACTGTCTTTTATAGAGAGAAAGCTGCCGGAATGTATTCTGCAATGCCCTATGCCTATGCACAG GCCTTGATTGAACTTCCATATATTTTTGCTCAAGCTGGAGTCTACAGTGTTATAACATATGCAATGATTGGGTTTGAATGGACTGCTGCCAAGTTTTTCTGGTATCTATTCTTCTTGTACTTCACATTATTGTACTTCACCTTTTATGGAATGATGACTGTCGCTGTGACACCAAACCACCACATCGCATCAATAGTATCCTCAGCATTCTATGCAATATGGAATCTGTTTTCTGGATTCATTGTTCCAAGAACT AAAATGCCTGTATGGTGGAGATGGTACTACTGGGCATGTCCAGTATCATGGACTTTGTATGGATTATTTGCATCACAGTTTGCCGATATAAAGACAGAGATCGGGAATACTGGTCAAACAGTGGAGCAATACGTGAATGACTTATATGGTATTAAGCATGATTTCCTTGGAGTATCTGCAGGTGTTATTGTTGGAATCACTTTACTCTTTGCATTTATTTTCGCCATTTCCATCAAGGCCTTCAATTTCCAGAGGCGATAG